A single window of uncultured Pseudodesulfovibrio sp. DNA harbors:
- a CDS encoding acyltransferase produces the protein MSKRLRTLLFYLLYPLISWWPAHGPINRLRGKLVAPFLGVCGKRLVLGQAVRIYKPQRIEIGDDVTINSGTYLIGSTATITIGDGTHIAPECFLETINHVFDNPDVPIRMQGSEAADIIIGKECWLAYGVVVLPGTSVGDGAVVGARAVVTRHLEPLSINVGTPAKKLRMRGEDA, from the coding sequence ATGTCGAAACGATTGAGGACACTTCTTTTTTACCTGCTATATCCACTCATCAGTTGGTGGCCTGCGCACGGACCGATCAACAGGTTGCGCGGCAAGCTTGTCGCTCCCTTTTTGGGCGTGTGCGGCAAGCGGCTCGTCCTTGGACAGGCAGTCAGAATCTATAAGCCGCAACGCATTGAGATTGGCGACGATGTCACGATCAATTCCGGTACCTATCTGATCGGCAGTACCGCGACCATTACCATTGGTGACGGTACCCATATCGCTCCAGAGTGTTTTTTGGAAACTATAAATCACGTCTTTGACAACCCGGATGTTCCCATTCGAATGCAGGGCAGCGAAGCTGCCGATATTATTATCGGGAAAGAGTGCTGGCTCGCCTATGGCGTGGTCGTATTGCCGGGGACGAGTGTCGGTGACGGAGCTGTTGTCGGTGCTCGCGCCGTGGTTACCAGGCATCTGGAGCCGCTCAGCATTAATGTTGGTACTCCGGCGAAAAAGCTGCGCATGCGTGGAGAAGACGCATAA
- the wecC gene encoding UDP-N-acetyl-D-mannosamine dehydrogenase — protein MKSPFRKICVIGLGYIGLPTSACLAGQGVDVHGVDIKEDIVNRINAGDVHIVEEGLDELVKTVVKQGKLKAGTTPVESDAFIITVPTPINEDKTPCMDYVWAAARSIATVLKKGDLVILESTSPVHTTTKMIELLQELRPELTFAGDWEDSTHDVCVAYCPERVIPGSSLYELVNNDRIVGGASRACAERAKSLYGIFVDGKCIVTNTKTAEMSKLTENAYRDVNIAFANELSMICNDSGIDPWELVSLANRHPRVNILQPGPGVGGHCIALDPWFIVDLAPDKSSLIKTARNVNLEKENFVFDQITAALDGRGNCTIAVWGLTYKPNIDDLRESPALSIARRLVAHGNIRVLAVDPNVKSDFRMEGIDLLSLEKSLEKADIVAVLVGHDQFKQVSSDRLEAITVMDFVNVLQ, from the coding sequence ATGAAGAGTCCTTTTAGGAAGATTTGCGTCATTGGTCTTGGGTATATTGGCCTGCCAACCAGTGCCTGTCTGGCCGGGCAGGGGGTTGATGTACATGGTGTGGATATCAAAGAAGACATCGTTAATCGGATTAATGCTGGCGATGTCCACATTGTGGAAGAGGGGCTTGATGAACTCGTGAAGACCGTCGTGAAACAGGGCAAGTTGAAGGCGGGCACGACTCCTGTGGAGTCCGATGCTTTTATTATAACCGTCCCTACGCCGATCAACGAAGACAAGACGCCGTGCATGGATTACGTCTGGGCTGCTGCGCGGTCCATCGCCACTGTGTTAAAAAAAGGCGATCTAGTCATACTGGAATCCACGTCCCCGGTTCATACGACAACCAAAATGATTGAGTTGTTGCAGGAATTGCGTCCTGAATTGACCTTTGCCGGTGATTGGGAAGATTCGACACATGACGTATGTGTGGCGTATTGCCCGGAGCGAGTGATCCCCGGAAGTTCCTTGTACGAGTTGGTGAACAATGACAGGATTGTTGGCGGTGCTAGCCGGGCTTGCGCAGAAAGGGCAAAGTCACTGTACGGAATTTTTGTGGACGGCAAGTGCATTGTCACCAATACCAAGACCGCTGAGATGTCCAAGTTGACCGAAAATGCCTACAGGGACGTTAACATTGCGTTTGCCAACGAACTTTCGATGATTTGCAACGACTCCGGCATTGACCCTTGGGAACTTGTCTCGTTGGCCAATCGTCATCCTCGGGTCAATATCTTGCAACCTGGACCGGGTGTCGGCGGGCATTGCATTGCCCTTGATCCCTGGTTTATCGTGGATTTGGCTCCCGACAAGTCGTCTCTGATCAAGACGGCCAGAAATGTGAATCTTGAAAAGGAAAATTTCGTTTTTGATCAGATCACGGCAGCGTTGGACGGCAGGGGCAACTGTACCATCGCCGTGTGGGGGTTGACTTACAAACCGAATATTGATGATTTGCGTGAGAGCCCGGCTTTGTCCATTGCCCGTCGTCTGGTGGCGCATGGAAATATCCGGGTATTAGCCGTTGACCCCAATGTTAAATCTGATTTTAGAATGGAAGGAATTGATTTGTTGTCGCTTGAGAAGTCTCTTGAAAAGGCTGATATTGTTGCTGTTCTCGTCGGTCATGACCAGTTTAAACAGGTGTCTTCGGATCGCCTTGAGGCAATTACGGTGATGGATTTCGTGAACGTGCTTCAATAG
- a CDS encoding glycosyltransferase family 4 protein has translation MNFPRTAYISLWFPKPSETFIFREVKKMRDMGLPIKVFTLYAGLTKNFSAEMQEFTPSEHLGSIKTLMLLGALFKRLAFDFTRTFSMLKAGPFNKWRSLEGLGENLWAFCCGLHLARRFQEEGIQHIHAPWAGGPATAAWVASKLSGIPFSFAGRAGDIYPPEGSLSDKIGDASFVRVNHGANVPYLQSFAKGHEDKIILVYNALSLGPEGERHSSDGGKLKLLAAGRFVRTKGFDNLLDACSLLKKQGVDFSLTFAGDGMLRGKLMRQAANLELTNSVDFKGFLSHDALSCLMLASDALVMPSVVDTNGDRDGIPNVIMEAYAHGLPVIATDVAGISEVVINDRTGYLVPQRRPEVLADAIVRLARNPEEAQAFASNGRDHVLNLFDQEKNCTTLIELFSAHARGIG, from the coding sequence ATGAATTTCCCTCGTACCGCATATATTTCGCTATGGTTTCCAAAGCCGTCTGAAACCTTCATTTTTCGCGAAGTCAAAAAGATGCGTGATATGGGATTGCCTATCAAAGTGTTCACCCTGTATGCTGGGCTGACCAAGAATTTTTCAGCTGAAATGCAGGAGTTTACTCCATCCGAGCATCTTGGTTCCATCAAGACGCTGATGCTGCTTGGCGCATTGTTTAAGCGCCTTGCGTTTGATTTTACACGGACGTTTTCAATGCTCAAGGCAGGGCCATTTAACAAATGGCGTTCCTTGGAGGGACTGGGCGAGAATCTCTGGGCTTTTTGTTGCGGCCTGCATCTGGCCAGGCGTTTTCAGGAAGAGGGGATTCAGCATATCCATGCCCCCTGGGCCGGAGGACCGGCCACGGCCGCATGGGTCGCTTCGAAGCTTTCAGGTATCCCTTTTTCCTTTGCCGGACGGGCTGGAGACATCTACCCGCCTGAAGGCTCATTGAGTGACAAGATCGGGGACGCCTCCTTCGTTCGGGTCAATCATGGAGCCAATGTCCCGTATCTGCAATCATTCGCCAAGGGCCATGAAGACAAAATTATACTGGTCTACAACGCGCTTTCATTGGGGCCTGAAGGGGAACGGCACTCGTCGGATGGAGGAAAACTCAAACTTCTGGCCGCTGGACGTTTTGTCAGGACAAAGGGGTTCGATAATCTGCTGGATGCCTGTTCTCTGCTTAAAAAACAGGGTGTCGATTTTTCTCTAACATTTGCCGGTGACGGCATGTTGCGCGGTAAGCTGATGCGGCAAGCCGCCAATCTCGAACTGACGAACTCCGTGGATTTCAAAGGATTCCTCAGTCACGATGCATTGTCTTGTCTCATGCTGGCCAGTGACGCGTTGGTTATGCCCAGCGTGGTGGACACCAATGGAGACAGGGACGGCATCCCCAATGTCATCATGGAAGCCTATGCCCACGGTCTTCCTGTCATTGCCACGGACGTGGCCGGGATCAGCGAAGTCGTGATCAACGATAGGACAGGGTATCTTGTTCCGCAAAGGCGTCCCGAAGTCCTGGCCGATGCCATTGTCCGACTGGCCCGGAACCCTGAAGAGGCTCAAGCATTTGCGAGCAACGGCAGGGATCACGTTCTGAACCTGTTTGATCAGGAGAAGAACTGTACCACCCTGATCGAACTGTTCTCAGCACATGCGCGGGGGATTGGCTGA
- the wecB gene encoding UDP-N-acetylglucosamine 2-epimerase (non-hydrolyzing), with protein MKRKVLVVFGTRPEAIKMVPVVHALEEASDVFEFATCVTAQHREMLDQVLELFGVTPDFDLDLMRANQSLEQITSSVIEDIGRVCAEYKPDVILVHGDTTTTFAASLAAFYNRIPVGHIEAGLRTGNKLSPWPEEINRCLTSVLSSLHFAPTEQARLNLIKENISEDRIEVTGNTIVDALLHTARKIESDANLTRELEAGFPSVDWSKRIVLVTGHRRENFGKFEGVCDALEELAGRSDVEVVYPVHLNPNVRIPIFKCLENVPGVHLCDPVDYLTFTFLMMKATLILTDSGGVQEEAPSLGKPVLVMRDKTERPEAIERGTALLVGVEPDSILKAANRLLDDPDAYAAMTKVHNPFGDGRAAHRIIDRLRNEESF; from the coding sequence ATGAAACGAAAGGTTCTCGTCGTTTTTGGGACCAGGCCGGAAGCCATCAAGATGGTGCCGGTCGTTCATGCTTTGGAAGAGGCTTCCGATGTCTTCGAGTTTGCCACGTGTGTCACGGCGCAGCACAGGGAGATGCTTGATCAGGTTCTTGAGTTGTTTGGGGTGACACCGGATTTTGATTTGGATCTTATGCGGGCGAATCAGTCCTTGGAACAGATCACCAGTTCGGTGATCGAAGATATTGGGCGGGTGTGCGCTGAATACAAGCCGGACGTCATTCTCGTGCATGGCGATACGACGACGACTTTCGCGGCATCACTGGCCGCGTTCTATAACAGGATTCCCGTTGGGCATATCGAAGCTGGGCTCAGGACGGGGAACAAGCTGTCCCCGTGGCCTGAGGAGATAAACAGGTGTCTTACCAGCGTTCTTTCCTCCCTGCACTTTGCGCCGACCGAGCAGGCGCGGTTGAATCTTATCAAGGAAAATATTTCGGAAGACCGTATTGAAGTGACAGGAAATACGATTGTCGACGCCCTGCTTCATACTGCGCGGAAGATTGAAAGCGATGCGAACTTGACCCGAGAGCTTGAGGCGGGATTTCCGTCCGTCGACTGGAGTAAGCGGATAGTACTTGTTACCGGACACCGGCGTGAAAATTTTGGTAAATTCGAGGGCGTTTGCGATGCTCTAGAAGAGCTTGCGGGGCGTTCCGATGTGGAAGTCGTCTATCCTGTTCATCTGAATCCCAACGTCAGAATTCCAATTTTCAAGTGTTTGGAAAATGTTCCTGGAGTTCATCTCTGCGACCCTGTCGACTATTTGACGTTCACGTTCCTTATGATGAAGGCCACGCTTATCTTGACTGACTCCGGCGGTGTGCAGGAAGAAGCTCCGAGTCTTGGAAAGCCTGTCCTGGTCATGCGTGACAAGACTGAACGCCCGGAAGCCATTGAAAGAGGCACCGCCCTGCTGGTCGGTGTCGAGCCCGATTCAATCCTGAAAGCGGCCAACAGGCTGCTTGATGACCCGGACGCCTATGCCGCCATGACCAAAGTGCACAATCCCTTTGGTGATGGACGGGCTGCCCACAGAATAATTGATAGGTTACGAAATGAAGAGTCCTTTTAG
- a CDS encoding oligosaccharide flippase family protein has protein sequence MTKSRKSVLKSFGYLLSAHWMREVLQTVFIIALARQGTETYGQFMLAISIGQLLLFATEFGLNQHLSTMLARRENYPSRILRQVTFIKVAFLIIGWLAMIGFIFWQDYSPQLRAIIIVVATAIGLEGIGNSFFVACQVLGRQDVEGKSRGVASLIGYGYGLIALFSGFPTIMIALFKGVETLTNLVVVTRLFFKRFWKYFRLESFKDIWGAWREGLVYTAMAVCAIFYNKINIFFLQNHAGSDGVAQYSATWQIVDFVSVLVSSLLLGKVMFPLFTKLWVKDKAQFKALAQRSSVWLVAAALPISYVLFVESDRIITLVYGQNYGPAIQMQKELVGCILFAFIHNLASYLMVSMNRQRILLGMYIVGLAVNFALCALLISENPMSGTAYAILLTKGVMALMTVSFCQFTIGLFVGRDILSLLLTVAAACVVHFVAAQYLFREAVEILTLCPLLYYAYRLYLRQQRTMKEEAT, from the coding sequence ATGACAAAATCTCGTAAGTCCGTCCTCAAGAGCTTCGGCTACCTTCTTTCCGCTCATTGGATGCGGGAGGTTTTGCAGACGGTTTTCATCATTGCCTTGGCGCGGCAGGGCACTGAGACCTACGGTCAGTTCATGCTTGCCATCAGCATCGGCCAACTTCTGCTGTTCGCCACGGAATTCGGACTCAACCAGCACCTTTCAACCATGCTGGCACGGAGGGAAAACTATCCTTCTCGTATTCTCCGGCAGGTGACGTTTATCAAGGTTGCCTTTTTAATCATCGGCTGGCTAGCCATGATCGGTTTCATTTTCTGGCAGGATTATTCGCCGCAACTGAGGGCCATTATTATCGTCGTCGCCACCGCCATCGGTCTTGAGGGCATTGGCAACTCTTTTTTTGTGGCCTGTCAGGTCCTTGGACGGCAGGACGTGGAGGGAAAAAGCCGTGGCGTTGCTTCGCTGATCGGCTACGGCTACGGTTTGATTGCCTTATTTTCTGGCTTCCCGACGATCATGATCGCCTTGTTCAAGGGGGTGGAAACCCTTACCAATCTTGTCGTGGTCACCCGTCTGTTCTTCAAACGATTCTGGAAATATTTTCGACTGGAAAGCTTCAAGGATATTTGGGGGGCATGGAGAGAAGGATTGGTCTATACGGCCATGGCTGTGTGCGCAATTTTCTATAATAAAATCAACATTTTTTTTCTACAAAACCATGCGGGGTCTGATGGTGTTGCCCAGTACAGTGCTACATGGCAGATCGTCGACTTCGTGTCGGTCCTTGTCTCAAGCCTTCTGCTTGGAAAAGTTATGTTTCCGTTGTTCACCAAGCTCTGGGTCAAGGACAAGGCGCAGTTCAAGGCCTTGGCGCAAAGATCTTCGGTCTGGCTGGTGGCGGCGGCTCTTCCAATTTCCTATGTGCTTTTCGTGGAAAGCGACCGTATCATAACGTTGGTCTACGGACAGAATTACGGTCCTGCCATCCAGATGCAGAAGGAACTTGTCGGCTGCATCCTTTTCGCTTTCATCCACAATCTGGCGAGCTACCTCATGGTCAGCATGAACCGGCAGCGTATCCTGCTTGGCATGTACATTGTCGGGCTGGCCGTCAATTTCGCCCTGTGTGCGCTGCTTATTTCAGAGAACCCCATGTCGGGAACCGCCTATGCCATCCTGCTGACCAAGGGCGTCATGGCTCTCATGACCGTTTCTTTCTGCCAGTTCACCATAGGACTCTTTGTGGGCAGGGATATCCTCAGCCTGTTGCTGACCGTTGCCGCAGCCTGTGTAGTTCATTTTGTTGCGGCTCAGTATCTTTTTAGGGAAGCCGTGGAAATATTGACCCTTTGCCCATTGCTTTACTACGCATACAGGCTGTATCTTCGTCAGCAGCGAACAATGAAGGAAGAGGCTACCTGA
- a CDS encoding glycosyltransferase family 2 protein — protein MVELTQGFAFWGIFMKMAMALHVLGALFLLFITTPFMRRAVWRNTPFERPVNAASIAMIVPVGNVSPGVESGLRSLLEQDYDNYRVILVTALPDEPAARLIQSLCREYDHAQHVVARLATRCCQKNHNLLAGVASAAVDESILVFCDSTHVAKSDFLARLTAPIALGEALMTSGYRFVQPGDENLGTICQMLSVQSIHMLQAIRPITQPWGGATAISRDTFFGYNIPQLWERTVVDDFTMGPYLQGEGVRSFPVAEACLVTPLSGQSLKGWDQWFFRQLQYLKFGMPLTWIAATVVPLIFFLMLAYVVVGLAGLIPGVDTQASGLVSMVYLAGLVGVGCLYTRVIPNNVSLPKRLAAYAILHLNAAVGYIRTWTTNVIFWHNIGYRTKLGGDVLEIIRPTETSDR, from the coding sequence ATGGTTGAACTGACACAGGGCTTCGCCTTTTGGGGCATTTTTATGAAAATGGCTATGGCATTACATGTATTGGGAGCATTGTTTCTCCTGTTCATTACCACGCCGTTTATGCGCAGGGCCGTTTGGCGTAACACGCCGTTCGAGCGTCCTGTCAACGCAGCCAGTATCGCCATGATTGTGCCGGTGGGCAATGTCTCTCCCGGAGTCGAGTCGGGCCTTCGGTCTTTGCTTGAGCAGGATTACGATAACTACCGCGTTATTTTGGTGACTGCACTGCCGGACGAGCCGGCCGCCCGATTGATTCAATCCCTGTGCAGGGAATACGACCATGCACAGCATGTAGTGGCAAGACTGGCGACGCGGTGCTGTCAAAAAAATCACAACCTTTTGGCTGGAGTTGCTTCCGCCGCTGTAGACGAGTCTATCCTCGTCTTTTGCGACAGCACCCATGTGGCAAAATCGGATTTCTTGGCTCGTCTGACGGCCCCGATTGCGCTGGGCGAGGCCCTGATGACGTCTGGCTATCGTTTTGTTCAGCCTGGAGACGAGAATCTCGGCACCATCTGCCAAATGTTGTCCGTGCAATCCATACACATGCTTCAAGCTATCCGGCCCATCACCCAGCCGTGGGGTGGGGCGACCGCCATTAGCCGTGACACTTTTTTCGGGTACAATATCCCCCAGTTGTGGGAGCGGACCGTGGTCGATGATTTCACCATGGGACCGTACCTTCAGGGCGAAGGCGTCCGGTCGTTTCCGGTGGCCGAGGCCTGTCTCGTTACCCCTCTTTCCGGCCAGAGCCTCAAAGGGTGGGACCAATGGTTCTTCCGCCAGTTACAGTACCTTAAGTTCGGAATGCCTCTCACATGGATCGCCGCCACTGTCGTTCCTCTGATTTTTTTTCTGATGCTCGCATACGTCGTTGTCGGGCTTGCCGGGCTAATCCCCGGAGTCGACACGCAAGCCTCCGGGCTAGTGTCGATGGTTTATCTTGCCGGACTCGTCGGTGTTGGATGCCTCTACACCAGAGTCATTCCGAATAACGTTTCGCTGCCCAAACGATTGGCAGCCTATGCAATCCTTCACCTAAATGCTGCTGTCGGGTATATACGTACTTGGACGACCAATGTCATATTTTGGCACAATATCGGTTACCGTACTAAACTTGGCGGAGATGTCTTAGAGATTATCCGCCCTACAGAGACTTCTGACCGATGA
- the asnB gene encoding asparagine synthase (glutamine-hydrolyzing) translates to MCGIAGVVHPRLTSDALRQCAIRMADGVRHRGPDSDGVWVGQPAALSHRRLEVIDLSTGGQPMKSACGQFVIVFNGEIYNFREVRVALEAKGHSFSTTSDTEVLLQAYMKYGEACLSHFEGMFAFAIWDTKEQSLFAARDRMGKKPFYYTCQNSVFAFASELSSLTAVPDTSFNLNMQAMAQFLTCKYVPTPSSIYTEARKLQPGHCLRFKDGEVSVSRYWSLPHPTRTVGGDEAAGHIRSLLEDAVGRRLISDVSLGAFLSGGLDSTVVVSLMSRLSSSQVKTFSIGFEEKAYDESEYAVQAARFAGTDHYNENLTGTMCAELVGEVVGRFDEPLADPSIIPTYFLSRFVKQHVTVALSGDGADELFGGYEHFPAFIWAQRCAALGMPMRMVLEGLRRMLPVSSHYISLGHAVGRFAEAVKAPAPHRVPRMLMAFSPEAQETLWSSPPSDSSELLFGHPTESWQEFEDGAPLDAVFNQYAKTYLLDYILTKVDRCSMMHGLEVRSPFLDTALVEYVFSLPGRFKIPGGKRKHLMKQALAEFMPPSIRKRNKRGFLMPVAGWLGSSLKPQLARFADAGFLKRQGLFRPEVIASLIGEHENNVVDRREELWTFLVLQLWLEAHGHVA, encoded by the coding sequence ATGTGCGGCATCGCCGGAGTTGTCCACCCCCGGCTGACGTCGGACGCTCTCCGGCAGTGCGCCATACGCATGGCCGATGGCGTACGGCACCGCGGGCCGGATTCTGACGGCGTCTGGGTCGGCCAACCCGCCGCATTGTCCCACCGTCGCCTGGAAGTCATAGACCTCAGTACGGGCGGACAGCCCATGAAGAGTGCTTGCGGACAGTTTGTCATCGTTTTCAACGGCGAAATATACAATTTCCGGGAAGTCCGAGTCGCCTTGGAAGCCAAGGGCCACAGTTTCAGTACCACGTCTGATACAGAAGTTTTGTTGCAGGCCTATATGAAGTATGGCGAGGCGTGCCTGTCGCATTTTGAGGGCATGTTCGCCTTTGCCATATGGGACACCAAAGAGCAGTCCCTGTTTGCGGCGCGGGACAGGATGGGCAAAAAGCCGTTCTATTACACTTGTCAGAATTCGGTGTTCGCGTTCGCTTCGGAACTTTCATCCCTTACTGCGGTGCCTGACACATCGTTCAATCTGAACATGCAGGCCATGGCCCAGTTCCTGACCTGCAAATACGTCCCGACGCCGAGTTCCATCTATACGGAAGCGCGGAAACTCCAGCCGGGGCATTGTTTGCGCTTCAAGGATGGGGAAGTCTCGGTTTCCCGTTACTGGTCGCTGCCGCATCCGACCCGTACGGTCGGGGGCGACGAGGCGGCTGGGCATATCAGGAGTCTGCTCGAAGACGCTGTCGGGCGTCGCCTGATAAGCGATGTTTCCCTTGGGGCCTTTCTCAGCGGCGGTCTTGATTCAACGGTCGTCGTCAGCCTCATGTCCCGACTCAGCAGTTCTCAGGTCAAAACCTTTTCCATCGGATTCGAGGAAAAGGCGTACGACGAGTCGGAATACGCGGTTCAAGCCGCCCGATTCGCCGGGACGGATCATTACAATGAAAATCTCACCGGCACCATGTGCGCGGAACTGGTGGGCGAAGTTGTCGGCAGGTTTGACGAACCGTTGGCCGATCCGTCGATCATCCCGACCTATTTCCTTTCCCGATTCGTCAAGCAGCATGTCACCGTGGCCTTGTCCGGCGACGGGGCCGACGAGCTGTTCGGCGGGTACGAACATTTTCCGGCCTTTATATGGGCGCAACGGTGCGCCGCCCTCGGCATGCCCATGCGTATGGTTCTTGAAGGGCTTCGCCGCATGCTGCCCGTGTCCTCCCACTACATCAGTCTGGGCCACGCCGTGGGCCGGTTTGCCGAGGCGGTCAAGGCTCCCGCGCCGCACAGGGTTCCCCGCATGCTTATGGCCTTTTCCCCCGAAGCTCAGGAGACGCTATGGTCTTCACCCCCGAGCGATTCGTCCGAACTGCTTTTCGGTCATCCGACCGAGAGTTGGCAGGAATTCGAGGACGGTGCGCCTTTGGACGCGGTGTTCAACCAGTACGCCAAGACATATCTGTTGGATTACATTCTGACGAAAGTCGATCGCTGTTCTATGATGCACGGGCTTGAGGTCCGGTCTCCGTTTCTGGATACGGCTCTGGTGGAGTATGTGTTCAGTCTGCCGGGTCGTTTCAAGATCCCCGGCGGGAAGCGGAAGCACCTCATGAAACAGGCTCTCGCCGAATTCATGCCGCCGAGTATCCGAAAGCGAAACAAGCGAGGCTTCCTCATGCCGGTGGCCGGCTGGCTCGGCAGCAGTTTGAAACCGCAACTGGCGCGATTCGCGGATGCCGGTTTTCTGAAACGGCAGGGGCTGTTCCGTCCTGAGGTGATTGCTTCATTGATAGGTGAGCACGAGAACAATGTTGTGGACAGGCGCGAGGAATTGTGGACCTTCCTTGTCCTGCAACTCTGGCTGGAAGCGCACGGGCACGTTGCATAA